One stretch of Excalfactoria chinensis isolate bCotChi1 chromosome 2, bCotChi1.hap2, whole genome shotgun sequence DNA includes these proteins:
- the FOXF2 gene encoding forkhead box protein F2, with the protein MRRALPPPPRRAEEVPAGQRPPRSPPSPVPTPRRPPPSLPASPQPAPVPSLRQMTTESGRQRLEPPIPLRSRSPAPGALQMSRPPSSTLETSTSSSSTSTSSSSSAAAATSKSKKASSGLRRPEKPPYSYIALIVMAIQSSPSKRLTLSEIYQFLQARFPFFRGSYQGWKNSVRHNLSLNECFIKLPKGLGRPGKGHYWTIDPASEFMFEEGSFRRRPRGFRRKCQALKPMYRMMNGLGFGASILPQGFDFQAPAASLACHSNGYNLDVMPNAVAGGYEGLGGGHHVPHMSPNPGSTYMASCPVTANGDYGPDSSSSPVPSSPAMASAIECHSPYASPSAHWTASGASPYIKQQGLPAANAAPSAIHPSVPSYSLEQGYLHQSPRDDLSVGLPRYQHHPSPVCDRKDFVLNFNGISSFHPSASGSYYHHHHHQDIKPCVM; encoded by the exons ATGCGCCGGGCTCTGCCGCCGCCACCCCGCCGAGCCGAGGAGGTGCCCGCAGGACAGCGGCCCCCCCGCTCTCCCCCCTCCCCGGTACCCaccccgcgccgcccccccccttccctccccgcCTCACCCCAGCCGGCCCCAGTCCCCTCCCTCCGCCAGATGACCACCGAGAGCGGCCGGCAGCGGCTGGAGCCCCCCATCCCTCTCCGCTCCCGCAGCCCGGCGCCCGGAGCTCTCCAGATGAGCCGGCCGCCCTCCTCCACCCTGGAGACCtccacctcctcttcctccacctccacctcctcctcctcttcggcggcggcggcgaccTCCAAGAGCAAGAAGGCCAGCTCGGGGCTGCGGCGGCCCGAGAAGCCCCCCTACTCCTACATCGCACTCATCGTCATGGCCATCCAGAGCTCGCCCTCCAAGCGGCTGACCCTCAGCGAGATTTACCAGTTCCTCCAGGCCCGCTTCCCCTTCTTCCGCGGCTCCTACCAGGGCTGGAAGAACTCGGTGCGCCACAACCTCTCGCTCAACGAGTGCTTCATCAAACTGCCCAAGGGGCTGGGCCGCCCGGGTAAGGGACACTACTGGACCATCGACCCGGCGTCCGAGTTCATGTTCGAGGAGGGCTCCTTCCGACGGCGGCCCCGCGGCTTCAGGAGGAAGTGCCAGGCGCTGAAGCCCATGTACCGCATGATGAACGGGCTGGGCTTCGGCGCCTCCATTCTGCCGCAGGGCTTCGATTTCCAGGCGCCCGCCGCCTCGCTCGCCTGCCACTCCAACGGCTACAACCTCGACGTGATGCCCAACGCCGTGGCCGGAGGCTACGAGGGGCTGGGCGGCGGCCACCACGTCCCGCACATGTCGCCCAACCCCGGCTCGACCTACATGGCCAGCTGCCCGGTGACTGCCAACGGGGACTATGGCCccgacagcagcagcagccccgtgCCCTCCTCGCCGGCCATGGCAAGCGCCATCGAGTGCCATTCGCCCTACGCCAGCCCTTCGGCCCACTGGACAGCCTCGGGGGCCTCGCCCTACATCAAGCAGCAAGGCCTGCCCGCAGCCAACGCCGCCCCCTCGGCCATCCACCCCAGCGTGCCCTCCTACTCCCTGGAGCAGGGCTACCTGCACCAGAGCCCCCGCGACGACCTCTCAG TTGGACTGCCCCGCTACCAGCATCACCCCTCCCCGGTGTGCGACAGGAAAGATTTTGTCCTCAACTTCAACGGCATTTCCTCCTTCCACCCCTCGGCCAGCGGCTCCTactaccaccaccaccaccaccaggaCATCAAGCCCTGCGTCATGTGA